A region from the Peromyscus maniculatus bairdii isolate BWxNUB_F1_BW_parent chromosome 5, HU_Pman_BW_mat_3.1, whole genome shotgun sequence genome encodes:
- the LOC143266733 gene encoding uncharacterized protein LOC143266733 isoform X2, whose product MFSCCLGMTRGSEPKKEKRGGHGGGHGGTRRSRVHSWFQRLWPFGRRETNSTQGSQGQDHTKQVAKESAPKDLKESCRKARFSTLEEVVIHLVISLQIGDLSVVLTFICIHQSTISTFLDIRIEKFPEDFCQASVLSILKQVKDYLIVNIPHSDVLMHVNELLTQLQTEVASDSEASTEEASDDCISSTSLDLGSRTCTDLELEVC is encoded by the exons ATGTTTTCTTGTTGTCTTGGAATGACTCGAGGCTCAGAAcctaagaaagagaaaagaggaggccaTGGTGGAGGCCATGGTGGTACCCGGAGATCCCGGGTTCACTCCTGGTTCCAACGCCTCTGGCCATTTGGCCGGAGAGAAACAAACTCgacccagggcagccagggccaggATCACACAAAACAG GTTGCAAAGGAGTCTGCCCCAAAGGACCTGAAGGAGTCCTGTAGAAAGGCCCGCTTCAGTACTTTGGAAGAGGTGGTGATTCATCTGGTGATTTCCCTGCAGATTGGGGACCTCTCGGTTGTTCTCACGTTCATTTGCATACATCAAAG CACCATCTCCACCTTCCTGGATATACGGATTGAGAAGTTCCCTGAGGATTTTTGCCAGGCATCAGTCCTGTCCATTCTGAAACAAGTGAAGGACTACTTGATTGTCAACATTCCCCATTCAGATGTTCTCATGCATGTCAATGAACTCCTGACCCAGCTGCAGACAGAAGTGGCCAGTGACTCAGaggccagcactgaggaagccTCAG ATGACTGCATCAGCAGCACATCCTTAGATCTGGGGAGCCGAACATGCACAGATCTGGAGCTTGAGGTCTGTTAA
- the LOC143266733 gene encoding ral guanine nucleotide dissociation stimulator-like isoform X1: protein MFSCCLGMTRGSEPKKEKRGGHGGGHGGTRRSRVHSWFQRLWPFGRRETNSTQGSQGQDHTKQVAKESAPKDLKESCRKARFSTLEEVVIHLVISLQIGDLSVVLTFICIHQRYAYFYPDCEEDEEVMDTISTFLDIRIEKFPEDFCQASVLSILKQVKDYLIVNIPHSDVLMHVNELLTQLQTEVASDSEASTEEASEMTASAAHP, encoded by the exons ATGTTTTCTTGTTGTCTTGGAATGACTCGAGGCTCAGAAcctaagaaagagaaaagaggaggccaTGGTGGAGGCCATGGTGGTACCCGGAGATCCCGGGTTCACTCCTGGTTCCAACGCCTCTGGCCATTTGGCCGGAGAGAAACAAACTCgacccagggcagccagggccaggATCACACAAAACAG GTTGCAAAGGAGTCTGCCCCAAAGGACCTGAAGGAGTCCTGTAGAAAGGCCCGCTTCAGTACTTTGGAAGAGGTGGTGATTCATCTGGTGATTTCCCTGCAGATTGGGGACCTCTCGGTTGTTCTCACGTTCATTTGCATACATCAAAG GTATGCATACTTCTACCCTGATTGTGAAGAGGATGAAGAAGTTATGGA CACCATCTCCACCTTCCTGGATATACGGATTGAGAAGTTCCCTGAGGATTTTTGCCAGGCATCAGTCCTGTCCATTCTGAAACAAGTGAAGGACTACTTGATTGTCAACATTCCCCATTCAGATGTTCTCATGCATGTCAATGAACTCCTGACCCAGCTGCAGACAGAAGTGGCCAGTGACTCAGaggccagcactgaggaagccTCAG AGATGACTGCATCAGCAGCACATCCTTAG